The following are encoded together in the Prionailurus viverrinus isolate Anna chromosome B3, UM_Priviv_1.0, whole genome shotgun sequence genome:
- the GLDN gene encoding gliomedin isoform X2, with amino-acid sequence MLIPNKHLAHRIPSQHLFQRTQPRIISYDVPIRVMVDLCNSTKGICLTGPPGPPGPPGVGGLPGHNGSDGQPGPQGPKGEKGATGKRGKMGPPGATGTPGEKGDPGELGLTGNEGPPGPKGDKGVKGDVSNDVLPTGAKGDQGPPGPPGPPGPPGPPGPPGPPGSRRSKGLRQPNMFNGQCPGETCAIPNDDTLVGKADEKGGEHHSPQAESMIASIGNPTQVLKVKETFGTWIRESANKSDERIWVTEHFSGIRVKEFKDQPSLLNGSYTLVHLPYYFHGCGHAVHNNCLYYHKGGSNTIVRFEFDKETSQTLKLENALYFDRKYLFANSKTYFNLAVDEKGLWIIYASSVDGSSILVAQLDERTFSVVQHINTTYPKTKAGNAFIAQGILYVTDTKDLRITFAFDLLGGKQINANFNLRTSQSVLAMLSYNMRDQHLYSWEDGHLMLYPVRFLSATINQ; translated from the exons ATCCGAGTGATGGTGGATCTATGTAACAGCACCAAGGGCATCTGCCTGACAG GACCACCTGGCCCACCAG GACCTCCGGGAGTTGGTGGGTTACCAGGACACAATGGATCAGATGGACAGCCTGGTCCCCAGGgcccaaaaggagaaaaaggagcaactggaaaaagaggaaaaatgg gGCCACCTGGAGCCACAGGAACTCCAGGAGAAAAGGGAGACCCTGGTGAGCTGGGTTTGACTGGAAATGAGGGCCCACCAGGGCCAAAGGGGGACAAAGGAGTCAAAGGGGATGTGTCCAATGATGTGCTCCCCACAG gtgCCAAAGGTGACCAAGGCCCACCTGGCCCGCCTGGCCCACCTGGGCCCCCAGGCCCTCCAGGTCCCCCAGGACCCCCCGGAAGCAGAAGATCTAAAGGCCTACGGCAGCCAAACATGTTCAATGGCCAGTGCCCAG GGGAGACATGCGCCATACCAAATGATGATACCTTGGTTGGAAAAGCTGATGAGAAAGGCGGGGAACACCATTCTCCGCAAGCAG AATCCATGATCGCTTCCATTGGAAATCCAACACAAGTACTGAAAGTTAAAGAGACATTTGGGACTTGGATAAGAGAGTCTGCTAACAAGAGTGATGAGCGGATCTGGGTGACTGAACATTTCTCAG GCATCAGGGTGAAGGAATTCAAAGACCAACCCTCCCTGTTGAATGGCAGTTACACTCTCGTGCATCTCCCATATTATTTCCATGGCTGCGGGCATGCCGTTCACAACAACTGTCTCTACTACCACAAAGGAGGCTCCAACACCATAGTGAG ATTTGAATTTGACAAAGAAACATCCCAAACTCTGAAACTTGAAAATGCCCTGTATTTTGATCGAAAATACCTCTTTGCAAATTCCAAGACTTACTTCAATTTAGCTGTGGATGAAAAGGGTCTTTGGATTATCTATGCTTCAAGTGTGGATGGCTCAAGCATTCTTGTCGCCCAGTTGGATGAGAGGACATTCTCTGTGGTGCAACACATTAATACCACATACCCCAAGACCAAGGCCGGTAACGCCTTCATTGCCCAAGGGATCCTTTATGTCACGGACACCAAAGATCTGAGGATAACATTTGCCTTTGATTTGTTAGGAGGTAAACAGATCAATGCAAACTTTAATTTAAGAACTTCCCAGTCTGTTCTTGCCATGTTATCCTACAATATGAGAGACCAGCATTTATATTCATGGGAAGATGGTCATTTAATGCTTTATCCTGTGCGGTTTTTGTCAGCTACAATAAACCAGTGA
- the GLDN gene encoding gliomedin isoform X3 translates to MVDLCNSTKGICLTGPPGPPGPPGVGGLPGHNGSDGQPGPQGPKGEKGATGKRGKMGPPGATGTPGEKGDPGELGLTGNEGPPGPKGDKGVKGDVSNDVLPTGAKGDQGPPGPPGPPGPPGPPGPPGPPGSRRSKGLRQPNMFNGQCPGETCAIPNDDTLVGKADEKGGEHHSPQAESMIASIGNPTQVLKVKETFGTWIRESANKSDERIWVTEHFSGIRVKEFKDQPSLLNGSYTLVHLPYYFHGCGHAVHNNCLYYHKGGSNTIVRFEFDKETSQTLKLENALYFDRKYLFANSKTYFNLAVDEKGLWIIYASSVDGSSILVAQLDERTFSVVQHINTTYPKTKAGNAFIAQGILYVTDTKDLRITFAFDLLGGKQINANFNLRTSQSVLAMLSYNMRDQHLYSWEDGHLMLYPVRFLSATINQ, encoded by the exons ATGGTGGATCTATGTAACAGCACCAAGGGCATCTGCCTGACAG GACCACCTGGCCCACCAG GACCTCCGGGAGTTGGTGGGTTACCAGGACACAATGGATCAGATGGACAGCCTGGTCCCCAGGgcccaaaaggagaaaaaggagcaactggaaaaagaggaaaaatgg gGCCACCTGGAGCCACAGGAACTCCAGGAGAAAAGGGAGACCCTGGTGAGCTGGGTTTGACTGGAAATGAGGGCCCACCAGGGCCAAAGGGGGACAAAGGAGTCAAAGGGGATGTGTCCAATGATGTGCTCCCCACAG gtgCCAAAGGTGACCAAGGCCCACCTGGCCCGCCTGGCCCACCTGGGCCCCCAGGCCCTCCAGGTCCCCCAGGACCCCCCGGAAGCAGAAGATCTAAAGGCCTACGGCAGCCAAACATGTTCAATGGCCAGTGCCCAG GGGAGACATGCGCCATACCAAATGATGATACCTTGGTTGGAAAAGCTGATGAGAAAGGCGGGGAACACCATTCTCCGCAAGCAG AATCCATGATCGCTTCCATTGGAAATCCAACACAAGTACTGAAAGTTAAAGAGACATTTGGGACTTGGATAAGAGAGTCTGCTAACAAGAGTGATGAGCGGATCTGGGTGACTGAACATTTCTCAG GCATCAGGGTGAAGGAATTCAAAGACCAACCCTCCCTGTTGAATGGCAGTTACACTCTCGTGCATCTCCCATATTATTTCCATGGCTGCGGGCATGCCGTTCACAACAACTGTCTCTACTACCACAAAGGAGGCTCCAACACCATAGTGAG ATTTGAATTTGACAAAGAAACATCCCAAACTCTGAAACTTGAAAATGCCCTGTATTTTGATCGAAAATACCTCTTTGCAAATTCCAAGACTTACTTCAATTTAGCTGTGGATGAAAAGGGTCTTTGGATTATCTATGCTTCAAGTGTGGATGGCTCAAGCATTCTTGTCGCCCAGTTGGATGAGAGGACATTCTCTGTGGTGCAACACATTAATACCACATACCCCAAGACCAAGGCCGGTAACGCCTTCATTGCCCAAGGGATCCTTTATGTCACGGACACCAAAGATCTGAGGATAACATTTGCCTTTGATTTGTTAGGAGGTAAACAGATCAATGCAAACTTTAATTTAAGAACTTCCCAGTCTGTTCTTGCCATGTTATCCTACAATATGAGAGACCAGCATTTATATTCATGGGAAGATGGTCATTTAATGCTTTATCCTGTGCGGTTTTTGTCAGCTACAATAAACCAGTGA